TCCGTTTGCCACACCGCTTGAAATCCTCCCTGAGTGGTATCTCTATCCGGTGTTCCAGATCCTTAGGGTTGTTCCTAACAAGCTTCTCGGTATTGCATTGCAAACCTTGGTTCCTCTTGGTTTGATGCTCATTCCATTCATTGAGAGCTTTAACAAGTTCCAGAACCCATTCCGCCGTCCTATCGCGATGGCAGTGTTCCTGTTCGGTACAGCTACCACCATCTATTTGGGAATCGGTGCTGCGATGCCTATCGACAAGTCACTAACCCTCGGTTTGTTCTAAACCAACCACTCTCAGACAAAACCCCTAGCCCATGGCTGGGGGTTTTATTTTGCGCTGTTTTTTTGAGCTGTTGTTTTATGAGCTCGGTCCGTCAAGGTCGAGCATGTCCACATCATCAGGCTTCACCCGAAGGAAGTGATGGAGCAGTAGAAATCCAACGATGGTCCAGGTTTGATAAGTGCGTGATTGCTGGCCCATCCAAGTGCCTGTGGGCCCATCGAAATATTCAGCCCATTGTTGTCTTGGCAGTTGGTTG
The window above is part of the Synechococcus sp. WH 8020 genome. Proteins encoded here:
- the petD gene encoding cytochrome b6-f complex subunit IV — translated: MHILKKPDLTDPKLRAKLAKGMGHNYYGEPAWPNDLLYIFPVVILGTIACIVGLSVLDPAMLGDKADPFATPLEILPEWYLYPVFQILRVVPNKLLGIALQTLVPLGLMLIPFIESFNKFQNPFRRPIAMAVFLFGTATTIYLGIGAAMPIDKSLTLGLF